The following coding sequences are from one Humulus lupulus chromosome X, drHumLupu1.1, whole genome shotgun sequence window:
- the LOC133803619 gene encoding uncharacterized protein LOC133803619, translating to MAYVERGVVKSKRSIWRLKTVTDFFWSIVNFIGVFFSTMFSMEKSDAYRKGSASGKKWDGGGPGGPGGGPYGGGGGPRGPRGGLDNVRGLDSVRGPDHSSLPACGSCCG from the exons GCGTTGTGAAATCAAAGCGATCGATATGGAGGCTCAAGACAGTAACTGATTTTTTCTGGTCCATTGTAAACTTCATAGGCGTGTTCTTCTCAACCATGTTTTCG ATGGAAAAGTCGGATGCCTACAGAAAAGGCTCTGCTTCTGGAAAAAAATGGGATGGTGGTGGTCCTGGAGGTCCTGGGGGAGGAccatatggtggtggtggtggtccaCGCGGGCCTCGAGGTGGGCTTGACAATGTTCGTGGATTGGATAGTGTTCGAGGGCCTGACCATA GTTCTTTACCTGCCTGTGGCTCCTGCTGCGGCTGA